The Gemmatimonadaceae bacterium genome includes the window TTCGATGCGCGCTTCCGGAACGACGAGACCGGTGCGCCGGCGTACCCGCCCGCGATGCTGTTGAAGGTGGTGCTGTTCGCGTACTCGCAGGGGATCGTGAGCAGTCGCAGTATCGAACGGGCCTGCCAGGAGCACGTGACGTTCATCGCGCTCTGCGGTGATACCGCACCGCACTTCACCACGATCGCGCACTTCGTCAGCACGCTGAACGACGACATCGCGCACGTGTTCGCGGCAGTGCTCGCGATCTGTGACGCGCAAGGTTTGATTGGCCGGGAGATGTTTGCGATTGACGGCGTGAAGCTCCCAAGCAACGCGTCGAAGCATCGGAGCGGAACGCGAGCGGACTTCGAGCGGCACGCCGCGAAGCTCGAAGCCGCGGCGACGACGATGCTCCAGCGCCATCGCGAGGCGGACGGGAGGCCCGTCGAGCCCGACCCGGGGGCTAAGGCCGTGAAGCGGATCGAGCGACTGGAGCGGGACGCCGCGCAAATGCGCGAGTGGCTCGCGGCTCATCCCAACGAGCGTCGTAGCGCGAAGGGCGCGATTCGGAAGAGCAATCGCACCGACAATGAGAGCGCCAAGATGGCCACCGGCAAGGGTGTGATTCAGGGCTATACCGGTGTGACGGCGGTGGATAGCAAGCATCAGATCATCATCGAGGCGCAGGCCCACGGCACCGGCTCGGAGCAGGAGCTTCTCATGCCGGTGGTGACGGCGGTGCAGGAGCTGCTCGCCGAGCAGACAATCATCGCGGCCGATGCGGGCTATCACAGCGAGGCGAACTTGCAGCAACTCGCCACGATGCGGGTGCCGGCGCTCATTGCCGACAACGGCATGCGTCGCCGTGACGAGCGTTTCACCACGCAAGACCGGCACAAAAACGCTCCGGATCCGCTGTACGACAAGTCCCAAGTAACGCAGAGCGAATCGATCTTTCAGCCAAATGATTTCCTCTAT containing:
- a CDS encoding IS1182 family transposase; this encodes MARYKYIDTNPRFLAVDLDRQLLPGTFEHALNHLLDHAIDLSHFDARFRNDETGAPAYPPAMLLKVVLFAYSQGIVSSRSIERACQEHVTFIALCGDTAPHFTTIAHFVSTLNDDIAHVFAAVLAICDAQGLIGREMFAIDGVKLPSNASKHRSGTRADFERHAAKLEAAATTMLQRHREADGRPVEPDPGAKAVKRIERLERDAAQMREWLAAHPNERRSAKGAIRKSNRTDNESAKMATGKGVIQGYTGVTAVDSKHQIIIEAQAHGTGSEQELLMPVVTAVQELLAEQTIIAADAGYHSEANLQQLATMRVPALIADNGMRRRDERFTTQDRHKNAPDPLYDKSQVTQSESIFQPNDFLYDAEARTCICPAGKSLYRKGRSLVTKGYVSEQFRGAKRDCVPCVLRARCLRTPDKTIARQVAFFRGRAEPAPVTHTAGMKQRIDSPTGRARYAQRFATVEPVFANVRYNKGLDRFTLRGRTKVDGQWKLFCLVHNIEKLANHGYAA